In one Bactrocera tryoni isolate S06 chromosome 5, CSIRO_BtryS06_freeze2, whole genome shotgun sequence genomic region, the following are encoded:
- the LOC120778275 gene encoding neuronal membrane glycoprotein M6-a isoform X2 — protein MPGHKYICDCCQSCMSRIPYATLIATLMCLLGVGIFCGTMYRGASLTVIMMDQVFHLHLIWIEAIQMIFVIIAAGMAALGFMILFVGFLATGATRYKVYRAWRSRVGGRISCAVFMGITYLLNFVWILILCFLVIVTFIYTMFWNMCSSVERSLSCIDLTQFHFMFPPNTKQEDMKICDKYEIKAFCKDGVENAEVMFILATLAALLVILSLVHYLMCLAANYAHIRDHEKFQELQEIQNLNELEYSATSKDRF, from the exons ATGCCTggacataaatatatat GTGACTGCTGTCAATCATGTATGTCCCGCATACCATATGCCACATTAATAGCGACGCTCATGTGCCTGCTTGGCGTCGGCATATTCTGTGGCACGATGTATCGAGGCGCCTCGTTGACGGTGATTATGATGGATCAAGTGTTTCATTTACATCTAATTTG GATTGAAGCGATTCAAATGATTTTCGTCATAATTGCTGCGGGAATGGCGGCGCTTGGCTTCATGATACTCTTCGTTGGTTTCCTCGCAACTGGAGCGACACGGTACAAGGTCTATCGCGCGTGGCGTTCACGAGTGGGTGGACGCATCTCGTGCGCAGTG TTCATGGGCATCACATATCTGCTAAACTTCGTTTGGATATTGATTCTATGCTTCTTGGTCATAGTCACCTTCATCTACACCATGTTCTGGAATATGTGCTCAAGTGTGGAACGTTCGCTCAGCTGCATCGATTTAACACAATTTC ATTTCATGTTCCCGCCAAACACAAAACAGGAGGATATGAAAATCTGCGATAAATATGAGATTAAAGCCTTCTGCAAGGATGGCGTCGAGAATGCCGAAGTCATGTTTATACTCGCTACATTAGCTGCCCTACTCGTCATACTCAGTCTGGTGCACTATCTCATGTGTCTGGCTGCCAATTATGCGCACATCAGAGATcatgaaaaattccaagaattaCAAGAGATTCAAAATCTCAATGAACTCGAGTATAGCGCAACGTCAAAGGATCGTTTCTAG
- the LOC120778275 gene encoding neuronal membrane glycoprotein M6-a isoform X3: MGDCCQSCMSRIPYATLIATLMCLLGVGIFCGTMYRGASLTVIMMDQVFHLHLIWIEAIQMIFVIIAAGMAALGFMILFVGFLATGATRYKVYRAWRSRVGGRISCAVFMGITYLLNFVWILILCFLVIVTFIYTMFWNMCSSVERSLSCIDLTQFHFMFPPNTKQEDMKICDKYEIKAFCKDGVENAEVMFILATLAALLVILSLVHYLMCLAANYAHIRDHEKFQELQEIQNLNELEYSATSKDRF, from the exons GTGACTGCTGTCAATCATGTATGTCCCGCATACCATATGCCACATTAATAGCGACGCTCATGTGCCTGCTTGGCGTCGGCATATTCTGTGGCACGATGTATCGAGGCGCCTCGTTGACGGTGATTATGATGGATCAAGTGTTTCATTTACATCTAATTTG GATTGAAGCGATTCAAATGATTTTCGTCATAATTGCTGCGGGAATGGCGGCGCTTGGCTTCATGATACTCTTCGTTGGTTTCCTCGCAACTGGAGCGACACGGTACAAGGTCTATCGCGCGTGGCGTTCACGAGTGGGTGGACGCATCTCGTGCGCAGTG TTCATGGGCATCACATATCTGCTAAACTTCGTTTGGATATTGATTCTATGCTTCTTGGTCATAGTCACCTTCATCTACACCATGTTCTGGAATATGTGCTCAAGTGTGGAACGTTCGCTCAGCTGCATCGATTTAACACAATTTC ATTTCATGTTCCCGCCAAACACAAAACAGGAGGATATGAAAATCTGCGATAAATATGAGATTAAAGCCTTCTGCAAGGATGGCGTCGAGAATGCCGAAGTCATGTTTATACTCGCTACATTAGCTGCCCTACTCGTCATACTCAGTCTGGTGCACTATCTCATGTGTCTGGCTGCCAATTATGCGCACATCAGAGATcatgaaaaattccaagaattaCAAGAGATTCAAAATCTCAATGAACTCGAGTATAGCGCAACGTCAAAGGATCGTTTCTAG